A window of Corallococcus macrosporus DSM 14697 contains these coding sequences:
- a CDS encoding FG-GAP repeat domain-containing protein, with amino-acid sequence MSHARAWLWAPALAALLARAAPAASDTPAAIPRLARQVTGAVRAQRGVEAPVAVYVTGGSAELRRAVSTVLASQLSSAGLAPVVLDAPTADAAESLARAQGARTLVRLSLDVAGGALRARGDVLGTWVNFWSGRAPTRPPRPAATLVETVPADAAVLALALEGGGTPPTAPPDAGPRSLRLLGVTLARLEQPLAALAAGDLDGDGRDEVVALTERDVSVFDAEGRLVARRELDALPASHATTREPFGALALVPGPPRVAAWSTRHAHGELLALDKAHARLRAVGTLDLAPLGAAERGTFVPGQTAFAPAVRLAEGRTLTVPAPFTTASLDSQRLLFVHPDGSAAFYAHAGAAPARWTNLGAGSALGDLDGDGVPELITTSPQLSPSPDVLRVHGTTGDDPGTQEPLWQGALPAGRALYVVTARLDGDQRREVIVGLWKPDGTSELFLLRQGAP; translated from the coding sequence GTGAGCCACGCCCGCGCCTGGTTGTGGGCCCCGGCGCTGGCCGCGCTCCTGGCGCGAGCGGCGCCCGCTGCCTCCGACACCCCCGCCGCCATTCCCCGGCTGGCCCGGCAGGTGACGGGGGCCGTGCGCGCGCAGCGCGGCGTGGAGGCGCCCGTGGCGGTGTATGTCACGGGCGGCTCCGCCGAGCTTCGCCGCGCGGTGAGCACGGTGCTCGCGTCGCAGCTCTCCTCCGCGGGCCTGGCCCCCGTGGTGCTGGATGCGCCCACGGCCGACGCCGCCGAGTCGCTGGCGCGCGCCCAGGGCGCCCGGACGCTGGTGCGGCTCTCGCTGGACGTGGCGGGCGGCGCGCTGCGCGCCCGGGGCGACGTGCTCGGCACCTGGGTGAACTTCTGGTCCGGCCGCGCGCCCACGCGCCCGCCCAGACCCGCCGCCACGTTGGTGGAGACGGTGCCCGCGGACGCGGCGGTGCTGGCGCTCGCGCTGGAAGGTGGAGGCACCCCGCCCACGGCGCCTCCGGACGCGGGCCCGCGGAGCCTCCGGCTGCTGGGCGTGACGCTGGCGCGGCTGGAGCAGCCGCTGGCCGCGCTCGCCGCGGGGGACCTGGACGGCGACGGACGCGACGAGGTGGTGGCCCTCACGGAGCGGGACGTCTCCGTCTTCGACGCCGAGGGCCGCCTCGTCGCGCGCCGGGAGCTGGACGCCCTGCCCGCCTCGCACGCCACCACCCGGGAGCCGTTCGGCGCGCTGGCCCTCGTGCCGGGTCCGCCCCGGGTGGCCGCGTGGAGCACGCGCCATGCGCACGGCGAGCTGCTGGCGCTGGACAAGGCCCACGCCCGCCTGCGCGCGGTGGGGACGCTGGACCTGGCGCCCCTGGGCGCCGCCGAGCGGGGAACCTTCGTCCCAGGGCAGACGGCCTTCGCCCCGGCCGTGAGGCTGGCGGAGGGCCGCACGCTGACGGTGCCCGCGCCCTTCACCACCGCGAGCCTGGACTCGCAGCGGCTGCTGTTCGTCCACCCGGACGGCTCCGCGGCTTTCTATGCACACGCGGGCGCGGCGCCGGCGCGGTGGACGAACCTGGGCGCGGGCAGCGCGCTGGGCGACCTGGACGGAGACGGCGTGCCGGAGCTCATCACCACCTCGCCCCAACTGTCTCCGTCGCCCGACGTGCTGCGCGTGCACGGCACCACCGGGGACGACCCCGGCACGCAGGAGCCGCTGTGGCAGGGGGCCCTGCCCGCGGGCCGCGCGCTGTACGTGGTGACGGCCCGCCTGGACGGCGACCAGCGCCGCGAGGTCATCGTGGGCCTCTGGAAGCCGGACGGCACCAGCGAGCTGTTCCTCCTGCGCCAGGGGGCCCCATGA
- a CDS encoding peptide ABC transporter substrate-binding protein, producing the protein MRLRTTLACVALLASASAQAAGRPRYGGELRVAHDGPPEVAEPALADTPLEATLLGLLSQPVCRATRDGGVAPALAQALARPTPQSLRLTLPGAASANALARAWMRLASTEGASPYRALLHPLRGEARQLTPRGATLELTLAYPWPDLERALCHPALAPPTSASALGPFTAAGRGALEAQTAWPQGRPYLDRLLLTATDQRGLSRLWSARQVQVELGVASETDTTAGTPLYATFLAFSPRRLPPDFRQAVESAIDREDLTRLFVQAPAQPMPHLLPPALLDAPARPRPSAPPARPARTVTLRYDASVADQRAVAERIQVRLHERGYTVALEALPRAALRARWAQGDFELMLHALLLPPVPGPALAVVLDAGGRKDLLGVELPVIGSLPSSAARDARAKERALALAASVPLVPLYVQGLGMRFAPEVGGVMMDAQGLPWLDGLHVLPTEGTAMGGRP; encoded by the coding sequence ATGAGGCTGCGCACCACCCTCGCCTGCGTCGCGCTGCTCGCGTCCGCGTCCGCCCAGGCCGCCGGCCGCCCCCGCTATGGCGGTGAGCTGCGCGTCGCCCATGATGGCCCGCCGGAAGTGGCCGAGCCCGCGCTCGCCGACACGCCCCTGGAAGCCACGCTGCTGGGCCTGCTGTCCCAGCCGGTGTGCCGGGCCACGCGGGACGGCGGCGTCGCGCCCGCGCTCGCCCAGGCGCTGGCGCGTCCCACGCCCCAGTCCCTGCGCCTCACCCTGCCCGGCGCCGCGTCCGCCAACGCGCTCGCGCGCGCGTGGATGCGGCTGGCCAGCACCGAGGGCGCGTCCCCCTACCGGGCCCTCCTCCATCCGCTGCGCGGCGAGGCGCGGCAGCTCACGCCTCGGGGGGCCACGCTGGAGCTGACGCTGGCCTACCCCTGGCCGGACCTGGAGCGCGCGCTGTGCCACCCGGCGCTGGCGCCGCCCACCTCCGCCTCCGCCCTGGGGCCCTTCACCGCGGCGGGGCGCGGGGCCCTGGAGGCCCAGACGGCGTGGCCCCAGGGGCGCCCGTACCTGGACCGGCTGCTGCTCACCGCCACGGACCAGCGCGGCCTCTCCCGGCTGTGGTCCGCCCGCCAGGTCCAGGTGGAGCTGGGCGTCGCGTCGGAGACGGACACCACCGCCGGCACGCCGCTCTACGCCACCTTCCTGGCCTTCTCTCCCCGGCGGCTGCCACCGGACTTCCGGCAGGCCGTGGAGAGCGCCATCGACCGCGAGGACCTGACGCGCCTCTTCGTCCAGGCGCCCGCGCAGCCCATGCCGCACCTGCTGCCGCCGGCCCTGCTGGACGCGCCCGCGCGCCCCCGCCCCTCCGCGCCTCCGGCGAGGCCCGCGCGCACGGTGACGCTGCGCTACGACGCGTCGGTGGCGGACCAGCGCGCGGTGGCGGAGCGCATCCAGGTGAGGCTGCACGAGCGCGGCTACACCGTGGCGCTGGAGGCGCTCCCCCGCGCCGCCCTGCGCGCCCGCTGGGCCCAGGGTGACTTCGAGCTGATGCTGCACGCGCTGCTGCTGCCGCCCGTCCCCGGCCCCGCGCTGGCGGTGGTGCTGGACGCGGGCGGGCGCAAGGACTTGCTGGGCGTGGAGCTGCCCGTCATCGGCTCGCTCCCGTCCTCCGCGGCGCGAGACGCGCGGGCGAAGGAGCGGGCCCTGGCCCTGGCCGCGTCCGTGCCCCTGGTGCCCCTCTACGTGCAGGGGCTGGGAATGCGCTTCGCTCCGGAGGTGGGCGGGGTGATGATGGACGCGCAAGGCCTGCCCTGGCTGGACGGGCTGCACGTCCTGCCCACCGAGGGGACGGCCATGGGAGGACGTCCTTGA